From the genome of Desulfatibacillum aliphaticivorans DSM 15576, one region includes:
- the pgm gene encoding phosphoglucomutase (alpha-D-glucose-1,6-bisphosphate-dependent) produces MALHALAGKKAPRDILENIPRLVTEYYASRPDPTNPLEQVSFGTSGHRGSSKSRSFNEDHILAVSQAICEYRASQKITGPLFMGMDTHALSEPAFVTALEVFAANGQKVVVQQGRTYTPTPVISHAILVHNRAGRGGTADGVVITPSHNPPGDGGFKYNPPEAGPAGAEITKVIQDRANRIMQGGLKEVRRISFKKAMASDFVTERDYLAPYVDDLKNVLDLDAISNAGLKIGCDPLGGSGLYFWEVIASKYKMDIQVVNPVLDPAFGFMTVDKDGKIRMDCSSPYAMAGLIGLKDDFDIAFGNDPDYDRHGIVTKGSGLMNPNHYLAVACWYLFANRPGWKASAGIGKTLVSSSMLDRVAQALDRPICEVPVGFKWFTDGLISGDFGFAGEESAGASFLRLDGSVWTTDKDGFIMDLLAAEITAKTGSDPGQIYKDLEDKFGSPLYSRVDAPASARQKNVLKGLTPDMVEGSELAGEAIEAKLTNAPGNGAAIGGLKVVAKSGWFAARPSGTEDIYKIYMESFKGEDHLKMIREEAQAMVAKAFKAAGV; encoded by the coding sequence ATGGCTTTGCATGCATTGGCCGGAAAAAAGGCCCCAAGAGATATATTGGAAAACATCCCCAGGCTGGTGACCGAATATTACGCGTCCCGGCCGGACCCGACCAACCCCTTGGAGCAGGTTTCCTTCGGAACCTCCGGGCATCGGGGCTCCTCCAAGTCCAGGAGCTTCAACGAGGACCATATCCTGGCCGTATCCCAGGCCATTTGCGAGTATAGGGCCTCCCAAAAGATTACAGGGCCCTTGTTCATGGGCATGGACACCCACGCCCTGTCCGAACCGGCGTTCGTCACGGCCCTGGAGGTGTTCGCCGCCAACGGGCAAAAGGTCGTCGTTCAGCAAGGACGGACCTACACGCCCACGCCGGTCATCTCCCACGCCATCCTGGTCCATAACCGGGCGGGCCGGGGAGGAACCGCGGACGGCGTGGTCATCACCCCGTCCCACAATCCTCCGGGCGACGGCGGATTCAAGTACAACCCCCCGGAAGCCGGGCCTGCAGGCGCGGAAATCACCAAGGTCATCCAGGATCGCGCCAACCGGATCATGCAAGGAGGGCTTAAGGAGGTCAGAAGGATTTCCTTTAAAAAGGCCATGGCCTCGGACTTTGTCACGGAAAGGGATTATCTGGCGCCCTACGTGGACGACTTGAAAAACGTCCTGGACCTGGACGCGATTTCCAATGCGGGCCTGAAAATAGGCTGCGATCCCCTGGGGGGCTCGGGCCTGTATTTCTGGGAGGTTATCGCCTCCAAATACAAGATGGACATTCAGGTGGTCAATCCGGTCCTGGACCCGGCCTTTGGTTTTATGACCGTGGATAAGGACGGTAAAATCCGCATGGACTGCTCGTCGCCTTACGCCATGGCCGGGCTGATCGGCCTGAAAGACGATTTCGACATCGCCTTTGGCAACGATCCGGACTACGACCGCCACGGCATTGTGACAAAAGGCTCCGGCCTCATGAATCCCAATCATTACCTGGCAGTGGCCTGCTGGTATCTTTTCGCCAATCGCCCCGGCTGGAAAGCCTCGGCCGGCATCGGCAAGACCCTGGTTTCCAGCTCCATGCTGGACAGGGTCGCCCAGGCCCTGGACAGGCCCATCTGCGAAGTCCCCGTGGGCTTTAAGTGGTTTACGGACGGGCTTATCAGCGGAGACTTCGGCTTCGCTGGAGAGGAAAGCGCCGGCGCCTCCTTCTTACGCCTGGACGGGAGCGTCTGGACCACGGATAAGGACGGCTTTATCATGGATCTGCTGGCGGCGGAGATCACGGCCAAAACCGGAAGCGATCCCGGCCAGATATACAAGGATCTGGAAGACAAATTCGGAAGCCCCCTATACAGCAGGGTGGATGCGCCCGCTTCGGCCCGGCAGAAAAACGTGCTCAAAGGCCTTACCCCGGACATGGTGGAGGGAAGCGAGCTGGCCGGGGAAGCCATTGAGGCCAAACTCACCAACGCCCCCGGCAACGGCGCGGCCATCGGCGGGCTGAAGGTCGTCGCTAAAAGCGGCTGGTTTGCGGCACGGCCTTCGGGAACCGAGGATATATACAAGATCTACATGGAGAGTTTTAAGGGCGAAGACCACCTGAAAATGATCCGGGAGGAAGCCCAGGCCATGGTCGCCAAGGCGTTCAAGGCGGCGGGCGTTTAG
- a CDS encoding coniferyl aldehyde dehydrogenase — translation MTTARKPNPSVAAMVEIMEAQKAAFIAQGPTSYQERIKELERIETAIGQRVDEIVEAMVQDFGSRSRHEILIAEINTTLSMVHYTKKHLKKWMKPRKRSVGWLYMPGKAKVYMEPLGVVGVISPWNYPFYLAMVPTLSALAAGNRVMLKPSVFTPRTSQCLKDLLGALFPPDKVSVVFSGPGVGSAFSRLPFDHICFTGSTNVGKQVMAAAAENLTPVTLELGGKSPAIVGQDFDVQAAADRIAHGKFFNAGQTCIAPDYALVPKNKVNQFVEAFENAIRTSYPTLENNPDFTSIITTRHFDRLHHAIKDAEEKGAKVIRVNPANEEIDPAAKKIAPTIVLNGTDDMILLQDEIFGPILPVVPYNTLDEAIAYVNARPKPLALYYFSNKGRSVQKVLKMTQAGGTCINNTLLHVAQDDLPFGGVGFSGMGSYHGPEGFDAFSNKRGVFFQGSPCSTRMIRAPYSAGFEKALRFMIDKL, via the coding sequence ATGACCACAGCCCGCAAACCCAATCCCAGCGTCGCGGCCATGGTGGAAATTATGGAAGCGCAAAAAGCCGCTTTCATCGCCCAAGGGCCCACCTCATACCAGGAACGCATCAAAGAACTGGAACGAATTGAAACGGCCATCGGCCAGCGCGTAGACGAAATCGTGGAGGCCATGGTCCAGGATTTCGGCTCCCGCTCCCGTCACGAAATACTGATTGCGGAAATCAACACCACCTTGTCCATGGTGCATTACACCAAAAAGCATTTGAAAAAATGGATGAAGCCGCGCAAACGGAGCGTGGGCTGGCTGTATATGCCCGGCAAAGCCAAGGTGTACATGGAGCCTTTGGGAGTGGTGGGCGTTATATCACCGTGGAACTATCCCTTTTACCTGGCCATGGTTCCTACGCTGAGCGCTTTGGCGGCGGGAAACCGGGTCATGCTCAAGCCGTCGGTGTTTACGCCCCGGACCTCCCAATGCTTGAAGGATCTGCTGGGCGCCCTGTTTCCGCCCGACAAGGTGAGCGTGGTTTTCAGCGGCCCGGGCGTGGGCTCGGCGTTTTCGCGGCTGCCCTTCGACCACATATGCTTTACCGGCTCCACCAACGTGGGCAAGCAGGTCATGGCGGCGGCGGCGGAAAATCTGACGCCCGTGACCTTGGAGTTGGGCGGCAAGTCTCCGGCCATCGTGGGCCAGGATTTTGACGTCCAGGCGGCGGCGGACAGGATCGCCCACGGGAAATTCTTCAATGCCGGACAGACGTGCATCGCCCCGGATTATGCACTGGTTCCGAAAAACAAGGTGAACCAGTTTGTGGAGGCTTTTGAAAATGCCATCCGCACAAGCTATCCTACTTTGGAGAACAACCCGGACTTTACGTCCATCATCACGACGCGCCATTTCGACCGCCTGCATCACGCCATTAAGGATGCGGAGGAAAAAGGCGCCAAGGTGATCCGGGTAAATCCAGCCAATGAGGAGATTGACCCGGCCGCAAAAAAAATCGCGCCTACTATTGTTTTGAACGGCACGGACGACATGATCCTGCTGCAGGACGAAATTTTCGGGCCGATCCTGCCGGTTGTGCCTTATAACACCCTGGACGAGGCCATTGCTTATGTTAACGCCCGGCCCAAGCCTTTGGCCTTGTACTATTTTTCCAACAAGGGTAGATCGGTGCAAAAGGTCCTGAAAATGACCCAGGCGGGAGGTACGTGCATCAACAACACGCTTTTGCACGTGGCCCAGGACGATCTGCCCTTCGGCGGCGTGGGATTCAGCGGCATGGGCTCGTATCACGGCCCGGAAGGATTCGACGCATTCTCCAACAAACGGGGGGTGTTCTTCCAGGGCAGCCCGTGCAGCACCCGGATGATCCGGGCGCCGTACAGCGCGGGTTTTGAAAAAGCCCTGCGGTTTATGATCGACAAGCTGTAA
- the purN gene encoding phosphoribosylglycinamide formyltransferase, with protein sequence MAEKLKIGALISGGGTNLQAIIDACEAGEINAEIAFVGSDHPGVKGLDRAAKHGIPSFVMEYGPILKNPEDYPAAPGLDLDDVISKQHLFYGEGALERAEPYCAVRAVAEAQLLKEMDKFEYDVLVLAGFMRIFTPYIIDKINKGHDLPRIMNIHPALLPAFPGVDGYGDTFKYGCKVGGCTVHFVDYGEDSGPIIGQKAYTIDPGDTEADIRKKGLELEWRLYPECIGLYADGRLSLTKRGRRTVVEVSK encoded by the coding sequence ATGGCGGAAAAACTGAAAATAGGCGCCCTGATTTCGGGCGGAGGAACCAATCTCCAGGCAATCATCGACGCGTGCGAGGCGGGGGAAATCAACGCGGAGATCGCGTTTGTAGGATCGGACCACCCCGGCGTCAAGGGTCTGGACCGGGCGGCGAAGCACGGCATCCCCAGCTTTGTCATGGAATACGGCCCGATTTTGAAAAATCCGGAAGACTACCCAGCGGCCCCGGGCCTGGACCTGGACGACGTGATTTCCAAACAGCATCTTTTTTACGGGGAGGGCGCTCTGGAGCGGGCTGAACCCTATTGTGCGGTTCGCGCCGTGGCCGAGGCCCAATTGCTGAAGGAAATGGACAAGTTTGAGTACGACGTCCTGGTTCTGGCCGGCTTCATGCGCATTTTCACTCCTTATATTATAGATAAAATCAACAAGGGGCATGACCTTCCCAGGATTATGAACATCCATCCGGCCCTGCTTCCGGCCTTTCCCGGCGTGGACGGCTATGGCGACACCTTTAAATACGGCTGCAAGGTGGGCGGCTGCACCGTGCATTTTGTGGATTACGGCGAGGATTCCGGCCCCATCATCGGCCAGAAAGCCTACACCATCGATCCGGGAGACACGGAGGCGGACATCCGAAAAAAAGGGCTGGAGCTGGAATGGCGGCTCTATCCCGAGTGCATCGGGCTTTATGCGGACGGCCGCCTGTCCCTGACAAAGCGCGGCCGGCGCACCGTAGTGGAAGTGAGCAAATAA
- a CDS encoding GMC family oxidoreductase N-terminal domain-containing protein, which produces MKNANKQEFDAIIIGSGPGGGTLARELSLAGQKPLILEWGGNEPLKGTLPQAVDILGTPGKGMLFTTEGLAMARGITTGGGSVVYCGTAFEPDHDMFRRYGVDLSRITADVRQELPIRKIDDAYMAPQSLLIRESARDLGYSWNNLDKYLVQENCEKNCYKCYYGCPNRAKWSSRWYVEEAVRNGARLLNRAKAERILMDGNKAVGVAFKKNGKVYKAYAPKIIVSAGGIGTPMLLRTAGIKEAGYNFFFDPLFVAIGVVPGMEGAGEMPMAAGVHIKDEGYMMTDMTLHQMMHMAFSAQVLKLGGAINHRNTLGIMIKARDSLGGEITKRGIVNKRLARSDKASLNKGFERAKGILKNAGATAVYKTWYIAAHPGGTAKLGEVVDSNLRTQYDNLYVCDCSVIPEAWGLPPTLALIGLAKRLGAHLAGAEGVQSEEKQAA; this is translated from the coding sequence ATGAAAAACGCCAACAAGCAGGAGTTCGACGCAATCATCATCGGGTCCGGCCCCGGGGGGGGAACCCTGGCCAGGGAGCTTTCGTTAGCCGGACAAAAGCCATTGATTCTGGAATGGGGGGGCAATGAGCCTTTGAAGGGAACCCTGCCCCAAGCCGTGGATATTCTGGGAACTCCCGGCAAGGGCATGCTTTTCACCACCGAAGGGCTGGCCATGGCCCGGGGGATTACCACGGGCGGCGGGTCGGTCGTGTATTGCGGCACGGCTTTTGAACCGGATCACGACATGTTCCGGCGCTATGGGGTGGATTTATCCCGGATAACCGCCGATGTCCGTCAGGAGTTGCCTATTCGGAAGATCGACGACGCGTATATGGCGCCCCAATCCCTGCTGATTCGTGAAAGCGCCCGGGATCTTGGGTACTCCTGGAACAACCTGGATAAGTACCTGGTTCAGGAAAACTGCGAGAAAAACTGCTACAAGTGCTATTACGGGTGCCCTAACCGGGCCAAGTGGTCCTCCCGCTGGTATGTGGAGGAAGCGGTGCGCAACGGCGCCAGGCTCTTGAACCGGGCCAAGGCCGAACGGATTCTCATGGACGGAAACAAGGCCGTAGGCGTGGCCTTTAAAAAGAACGGCAAGGTGTACAAGGCCTACGCGCCGAAAATCATCGTCAGCGCCGGAGGCATCGGCACGCCCATGCTTTTACGGACCGCAGGCATCAAGGAAGCGGGCTATAATTTCTTTTTCGACCCCCTGTTCGTGGCTATCGGCGTGGTTCCGGGCATGGAAGGCGCGGGCGAAATGCCCATGGCCGCCGGGGTGCACATCAAGGACGAAGGCTACATGATGACCGACATGACCCTGCACCAGATGATGCACATGGCCTTCAGCGCCCAGGTGCTCAAACTGGGCGGCGCGATCAATCATCGCAACACCCTGGGGATCATGATCAAGGCCCGGGACTCTTTGGGCGGCGAAATCACCAAGCGCGGGATCGTCAACAAACGCCTGGCCAGGTCGGACAAGGCCAGCCTGAACAAAGGCTTTGAACGGGCCAAGGGCATCCTGAAAAACGCGGGCGCCACCGCCGTGTACAAAACATGGTACATCGCAGCCCATCCCGGCGGCACGGCCAAACTGGGCGAGGTGGTGGACTCCAACCTCCGGACCCAATACGACAACCTGTACGTGTGCGACTGTTCGGTGATCCCCGAAGCATGGGGCCTGCCTCCCACGTTGGCGCTCATAGGCCTGGCCAAACGCCTGGGCGCCCATTTGGCGGGAGCGGAAGGGGTTCAGTCCGAGGAAAAACAAGCCGCCTGA